AACAAATCTGGCAACATCATCAATCAGTAATCTGAAATTCGATTCAACAGAAAGATCACCATACAGATTCATTAATGGTGAAAATGTTAACAGTATATGAGGAGGATGCGGAGCTTCTATCGACTTCAATTGGTTCATCATGATCCGAAGAAGATTTGAGCCTGATCGCTGAGTACCAATGATTAAAATTGAGCCGACTTTATTTGCCATTTATTTTATAATTTGCGCAAAGAAAGAAAAATAAAGGCAATTCGTAAAACCGTTATCAGTACAAATTCTATAAATTAATCAAGTCATCATGAAATCAATCCGCATTATTCTTTCATTACTACTAATTGCATCTTTGCCAATGCAGAAATTAAACCTGCACCCGGCGCGAAGTTGAATTATACTCAGGTCATGCTTGAGTATGATCCGATCGAGAATGCAACAGAATATGTTGTGGAAATTTCTGCTGGACACATTGGGAGTACAAACCTTGAACGCATCAAAGAAGTAAAAGACAGATCAACTGCTACTCTTATTGAGAATCTGATTTTCGGAAGCAGCTATGTCTGGAGGTATGCCGGTATTGTTGCAGGACAACAAACCAAATGGAATGGTCCATATGAATTCAGCATTGAGATCGATACTACCATCGGGCTTGACAAACCAAGATTTAAAGTATCTGTGAATAATGAAGCAGAAGGAAAAAAAGGATTGATCGCAGTCGGGAGTTCGAAAACGATAATCGATAAATCCGGTTCCCCGGTATGGTATATGCCAAAAATCGATAAGACAATTTTTATCGAACAATCGAATATTACAGAATTCAGAATGTCGGATGTCGGTACACTCTTATTGTATTCGAGCACCGGTTTCAGCGCCGGAATTTCACTTGTTTGTGAAACTGATCTGCAGGGAAATATTTTGTGGAAAGCGCCAAACGACGGACAGGTTTCCGGTGATACGTCAGAATATTATCACCACGATTTTAAACGGCTGGCAAATGGAAACCTCATGGTACTGGGTTGTAAATATGGCTGGAGAAATGTTCCGCCTGATGTCGATCTGAAAAATATCAGGAAGATCAACATCGATTCGGTCAGCAATCCGCGCCGGATAAAATATCTTTTCAATACGATACTTGAATATAATAAAGCCGGAAAAGTGGTCTGGTCGTGGGATCTTAATGATCACATTGCCGACAAAGAATTATTCGCAACCGGTGTTGTAACAAATGCTGTGCGGAGAGAATTACCAGCAAGAGCAGAGTTATACGGACATATGAATTCTTTCGATGCAGAACCGGATGGAGATTATGTTTATGCCAACTTCAGAGACCTCCATGAAGTCTTCAAGATCGAGAAAAAAACAGGCAAGGTTGTCTATAGGCTTTCAGGAAAAAAAGAAGTTGCTGCCGACAGCAAAGAGATCTATTTTATGTCGCAACACGATGTAAATTATCTGCCGAACGGAAATCTTTCGCTCTTCAATAATGGTAATGCACAGAATGAAACAGAGCCATCTTCTGCAATAGAATTTACGCAGCCGGAGAACGGAAAGCCTGGCAAGATGGTATGGTCTTTCAGTTGCAAAATGGATTCAACCAACAATGGAAAAACTACCCGTTATGGCGGAGTTCAGGATCTGGGCGATGGAAATAAAATGATCAGTATGGGCGGACTCAACCGCATTGTAGAGGTGAGATCGAAAGACAATTCTATTTTATGGGATTGCAAATTTTTACAAGGGCATGAAGTCGGCGACAAATCAATTGCTTTGTACAGGGTCCATTTTATACCTTCATTATATCCATGTTATTTTACTGCGCACTGGACTTCAAATAAAGAAAAGGAGGGAACGGAGCTGATCGTTTTCAATGAAGGAAGTATGCAGACAGCTACACTTTGAAAGTTTATACTTCAAAAGGAGACCTTGTAAAAACAGTTGAACTCGGTAAGATTGCAGCCGGAAAAGAGGCACTCTTTTTGCCATGCAAAAACAGGATATACAGGCCTGGAAAAGGATCTGAAATTTGAAGTTGTGTCTGGGAAAAATCGGGTTTTAAAAGGAAGTTAAATTAATTAATGTTGAAGCTTTTAGGTTTGAAGTTAGGTCTTTTGCCACAGATAAGCCATCATG
The sequence above is drawn from the Bacteroidota bacterium genome and encodes:
- a CDS encoding aryl-sulfate sulfotransferase is translated as MNYTQVMLEYDPIENATEYVVEISAGHIGSTNLERIKEVKDRSTATLIENLIFGSSYVWRYAGIVAGQQTKWNGPYEFSIEIDTTIGLDKPRFKVSVNNEAEGKKGLIAVGSSKTIIDKSGSPVWYMPKIDKTIFIEQSNITEFRMSDVGTLLLYSSTGFSAGISLVCETDLQGNILWKAPNDGQVSGDTSEYYHHDFKRLANGNLMVLGCKYGWRNVPPDVDLKNIRKINIDSVSNPRRIKYLFNTILEYNKAGKVVWSWDLNDHIADKELFATGVVTNAVRRELPARAELYGHMNSFDAEPDGDYVYANFRDLHEVFKIEKKTGKVVYRLSGKKEVAADSKEIYFMSQHDVNYLPNGNLSLFNNGNAQNETEPSSAIEFTQPENGKPGKMVWSFSCKMDSTNNGKTTRYGGVQDLGDGNKMISMGGLNRIVEVRSKDNSILWDCKFLQGHEVGDKSIALYRVHFIPSLYPCYFTAHWTSNKEKEGTELIVFNEGSMQTATL